In the genome of Petrotoga sp. 9PW.55.5.1, one region contains:
- a CDS encoding transposase — MKKKKVYSGDLKLQLVKEYLNSEKSLKEFSDEYSIPFNTLSQWVQKYKKSNYDDSVFKTKKGRTKSMISDYSKIPPIIYESAGIDRSDDYNNSNDSVYLKKKT; from the coding sequence ATGAAAAAGAAAAAAGTTTATTCCGGTGATTTAAAGCTGCAACTTGTTAAAGAATATCTTAACAGTGAAAAATCTTTAAAAGAGTTCTCTGATGAGTATTCTATACCTTTTAACACTCTTTCTCAATGGGTACAAAAGTACAAAAAATCTAATTATGATGACTCTGTGTTTAAAACCAAAAAAGGAAGAACTAAGTCTATGATTTCTGATTATTCTAAGATTCCTCCTATCATTTATGAATCAGCAGGTATAGATAGGTCGGATGATTATAACAATTCTAATGATTCTGTTTATCTTAAGAAGAAAACTTAG
- a CDS encoding ISL3 family transposase, producing MRKEGEIYFEVKYSKKVKIPECPYKCKGCKDKREYIVRNGKAKERIIKAGKVGTQRIYLIHRPQRYMCKKTGKTFRDEKISYRWQRITRAETENIVKGLRKMSISATAKEFGVSVRTVSNLLDSIEVKVDWTKFQDMEDIKLGIDEHSFRGFKMVTTIVELNTSNTIAILKSDKKEELKGFLNKIPYEIKQKITEVAIDMRASFKNAVKEELPGVKVVADHFHVVKDAQKKLRESIKIEEEVTNNNKKIPVKLFFLNGKKLLKEKKKVKKLYKTLKEHPYLKEYYRYLLMLKWMYKAETYEEGKRRLHILIEKMEESEDPQVWRWAKTYIRWEKEILQYFVNRTTTAKVEGRHTHIKLIKRISFGFKEVLRYTKKHNHPS from the coding sequence TTGAGAAAAGAGGGAGAGATTTACTTTGAAGTGAAATATTCGAAAAAGGTAAAGATACCAGAATGTCCGTATAAATGTAAAGGATGTAAAGACAAGCGAGAATACATAGTACGTAACGGTAAAGCAAAAGAAAGGATTATCAAGGCTGGCAAAGTTGGAACACAAAGAATATATCTGATACACAGACCACAAAGATACATGTGTAAAAAAACAGGGAAAACTTTCAGAGATGAGAAGATAAGTTATAGATGGCAAAGAATAACAAGAGCAGAGACAGAAAACATTGTAAAGGGTTTGCGTAAGATGAGCATATCAGCAACCGCGAAAGAGTTTGGTGTAAGTGTGAGAACTGTGAGTAATTTATTAGATTCGATTGAAGTAAAAGTAGATTGGACGAAATTTCAAGATATGGAAGATATAAAGTTAGGGATAGATGAACACTCATTTAGAGGGTTTAAGATGGTGACGACGATAGTAGAATTAAACACCTCAAACACAATAGCGATATTGAAGTCAGACAAAAAAGAAGAGTTGAAAGGATTTTTAAATAAAATACCGTATGAAATAAAGCAAAAGATAACAGAAGTAGCTATCGATATGAGAGCCTCGTTTAAGAATGCAGTCAAAGAAGAATTACCTGGAGTGAAAGTAGTAGCGGACCATTTTCATGTAGTAAAAGACGCACAGAAAAAGCTAAGAGAAAGTATAAAGATAGAAGAAGAAGTAACGAATAACAATAAAAAGATACCTGTAAAATTATTCTTTTTGAATGGAAAGAAATTATTAAAAGAGAAGAAAAAGGTAAAGAAATTATACAAAACATTGAAGGAACATCCATATCTAAAAGAGTATTATAGATACCTACTAATGTTGAAATGGATGTATAAAGCAGAAACGTATGAAGAAGGGAAAAGAAGATTACACATATTGATAGAGAAGATGGAAGAAAGTGAAGATCCTCAGGTATGGAGATGGGCCAAAACATATATAAGGTGGGAAAAAGAAATACTCCAATATTTCGTTAATAGAACAACGACGGCTAAAGTAGAAGGACGACATACACACATAAAATTAATAAAAAGAATAAGTTTTGGATTCAAGGAAGTTTTGAGATATACCAAAAAACATAATCACCCCTCATAG
- a CDS encoding IS3 family transposase, giving the protein MNCTDIGKLILIIKYRNYGVCLSYLLDYFHMSSSSFYFKTRLFFVVETIKAKPKQKRFVGFSYTINGQIVEDERIKEIIISIYENNNPNDPTFYFKSLGDKKLSVVFKNQLGIIVNHKKIYRIRKELGVVRAYRNHFKHPKRRPHNHEIDAPNRFWEGDIKFIPTKYDGFVPILDIIDAFDKTIVSSQIGHSSKS; this is encoded by the coding sequence GTGAATTGTACAGATATTGGTAAATTGATTCTTATTATTAAATACAGAAATTATGGTGTATGCCTGAGTTATCTTCTGGATTATTTTCATATGAGTTCAAGCTCTTTTTACTTCAAAACAAGGTTGTTCTTTGTTGTTGAGACTATCAAGGCTAAACCAAAACAAAAAAGATTCGTAGGATTCTCTTATACTATCAATGGTCAAATAGTTGAGGATGAACGCATTAAAGAGATTATAATCTCCATATATGAAAACAACAATCCAAACGATCCAACTTTTTACTTTAAATCTCTTGGAGATAAGAAGTTATCTGTTGTGTTTAAGAACCAACTTGGAATAATTGTTAACCACAAAAAGATTTACAGAATAAGAAAAGAATTAGGTGTTGTTAGAGCTTACAGAAACCATTTCAAACATCCAAAGAGAAGACCACATAATCATGAAATAGATGCTCCCAATAGATTCTGGGAAGGAGACATCAAATTCATCCCAACAAAATACGATGGCTTTGTTCCTATACTGGATATTATTGATGCTTTTGATAAGACGATTGTTTCTTCACAGATAGGACATTCAAGTAAATC